One window of the Lytechinus variegatus isolate NC3 chromosome 3, Lvar_3.0, whole genome shotgun sequence genome contains the following:
- the LOC121410639 gene encoding endoplasmic reticulum junction formation protein lunapark-B-like gives MKMGTILARFRKRQSTVEILEGIEKDIDQLLRSKRRNVELEKHYMGSLLLYSVIGYLIMALFFYFLYNATTWQQRVIQIFPLLLFPFLIWLIRKALHWYFVKRIAQNDLALEELRNKKKSVLEDVKENESYKKAKEILEKFDPSATLPPLTSPQTPAIGRGQAPTPALRQRPFSARGRGRGRGSPSGTPQRPSPHLGNQPMLQTPQAAMIRSPGTVRPILSQEQTTFDKLVGYLVGDGPSSRYALICKHCYSHNGMALQEEYEYLAFRCAYCKTFNPSKKVRPNAPKLPETPAVTFGATLERRGSGSNASGSEVSGSDTESTSSHQNQMEEPTSTMEPSAEVQNTEETPVEEVINKDEVGGSDLPESTTDEAAESNEIPVEQVEQLR, from the exons AAACGGCAGAGTACTGTTGAGATATTGGAAGGGATTGAAAAAGACATTGACCAACTACTACGGTCTAAGCGACGTAATGTTGAACTAGAGAAACATTACATGGGTAGCCTCCTGCTCTACTCTGTCATTGGCTACCTGATAATGGCACTCTTCTTCTATTTTCTCTACAATGCTACAACTTGGCAACAGAGAGTTATACAGATTTTTCCTCTGCTTCTGTTTCCGTTCTT AATTTGGCTGATAAGGAAGGCATTGCATTGGTACTTTGTAAAGAGGATTGCTCAAAATG ATCTTGCTCTTGAGGAATTGAGGAACAAGAAAAAGTCTGTT TTAGAAGATGTGAAGGAGAATGAGAGTTACAAGAAAGCCAAAGAGATACTTGAGAAGTTTGATCCAAGTGCAACGTTGCCCCCTTTGACCTCGCCCCAGACACCAGCAATCGGCAGAGGACAAGCACCTACACCAG cTCTGCGCCAGAGACCATTCAGTGCAAGAGGTAGAGGACGTGGGAGAGGTTCTCCTTCTGGGACCCCTCAACGACCTTCACCTCATCTTGGAAACCAACCAATGTTACAAACACCTCAGGCTGCTATGATTA GATCTCCAGGCACAGTAAGACCAATCCTTTCTCAAGAACAGACAACCTTTGACAAGCTCGTAGGTTACTTGGTTGGAGATGGACCAAGTAGCAGGTATGCCCTCATCTGCAAACATTGCTATTCACACAATGGCATGGCACTACAGGAAGAATATGAATATCTTG CATTTAGGTGTGCTTACTGCAAGACATTCAACCCATCTAAAAAAGTCAGACCTAATGCTCCTAAGCTTCCTGAAACACCAGCTGTTACATTTGGAGCCACACTTG AGAGAAGAGGCTCTGGATCGAATGCTAGTGGGAGTGAAGTGAGTGGGTCTGACACAGAATCCACATCTAGCCATCAGAACCAAATGGAAGAACCTACATCAACAATGGAACCATCAGCTGAAGtacaaaatacagaagaaaCTCCTGTAGAAGAGGTTATCAATAAAGATGAGGTAGGAGGTTCAGATCTTCCTGAAAGCACAACTGATGAAGCAGCTGAAAGTAACGAAATTCCAGTAGAACAAGTGGAACAACTTAGATAA